AAGAATTGAGCTGAAATTGAGTTTTTTCCCTTTTTCTTAACTACAATTCCTAATTGACCAATAATTGCTTCATTCTTGCCAATTTTTGCGTTTTTTAGATCGTCTTTTGTCAGAATTGACTGACTCATGCTGATATTGGCATTTTTATTTAAAACAATCTTTTGCGCATTCCAATTTTCAATTGCTTGTGTATTCTGACTTGCTAACCCAACAGCCAAAGATGACAACATAAAAATTAAGTAGCTGATCAAAAAGATCATCAAAATAATCAAGCCATAGCGCAATTTTTCATGCTTAATTTCTTTCAGTGCTAGAAACATAACTACATCCCCTTTGCTAGTATGTCCAGGCTCTTCTTATAGCGCGCCAAGTTCTTTTCCTGATTTTCGGGATCTGATAAGCATAAGTTGATAACTTCATGACTAAGTACCATGGCACTCCACAATTGTGGCCCCATATTCAACAATTGTCTTGAATAAATTTTGAAATTATCTGGTATCAAGTACTCATTTTGCAACATATGCAATTTCATCATTGGTTCATATTTACTGTATTGAACTTTATCAATAAACTTAACTACTCTTGCATAAAAATGATTAGGATCAAATTTTTCATCAGGACTCATCCCAGCATGAATGTCTTTAATAGCGATGTGATACATATAAACATATGCATCAATTAAATCATCAAAATATTTATAAAATGCTCCTCGAGCAATGTTGGCATTCTCAACAATATGTGACACCTTAGCATCTGCTAACGGATAAGTGCTGAATTCTTCTAACAACACCGCTTCAATACGTCTACGTTTAGCAGACGGTAAATTTTTAAAAGTTTGCTTAACCATTTTGTTTTTCCCCTTTTCCAACACAAATGACGACTTGTCATCAATTACTTATATCATAGCTGATTGTGACGAGTTGTCAATACATATACACAAAAAAAGAAGGCCTCTGCCTTCCTTCTCTAAACTAAAACTCGATTATAGTAGTACAACCTAGCAACACCATCACGGACGCTAAATTTACTTAATGCACAATTATTTGGCGTATCTATCTTGTCCATGTCGCCATTACTCAAATAATGAGCTGCCATCATTCGAATCAAACGACCATGTGCCACTACTAATACCTTACCTTCTGGATATTTTTGATATATTTCGTCTAAAAAGTTAGCGCAACGTGCTTCAAACTCTTCGTAGCCCTCACCATTTTTGGCATATTTTACATAGTCGCGAGTAACTTTTCCCCATGGATCAACAACATCCGGATATTCCTTAGCAATATCATCCATCTTCTTGCCGTCCCAATCACCAAAATCAAATTCCAGCAAACGTTTGTCTAAATTTAATTTCTTTTTACCTTTAGTAAAAATTTTCGCAGTCTCTACTGCTCTCTTCATTGGACTGGAATAAACAACATCAAATTTATTTTCATCAAACTTAGCGGCGGATTTTTTAGCATATTCACGACCAAATTCATTCAAGTCTGCGTCAACTTGTGCGCCCTGAATTCGATTATCTTTATTCACGTCTGTTTGTCCATGACGAATAAAAACTATTTCCATTTTTTACATCACCTTTTCTTAAAATCATACCCTTATTTAACTAATCTTTCCATTTCTTTACTGTTTTTTTAGCGTTTTGAAATTTAAAAAGCTTAAAATATAAATAGATAATTAGAAAGGGGAAACATTATGTCCCGCGTTACAATTGAAAGAGATGGTCTCACCTTAGTAGGAGACCGCGAAGAACCATTCGGCGAAATCTATGACATGGCTATCCTCATGCATGGTTTTACCGCTAACCGCAACACTGAATTATTAAGACAAATTGCCGATGATCTACGCGACGAAAATGTCGCTAGCGTCCGTTTTGACTTTAATGGTCATGGCGAAAGTGACGGCAAGTTTGAAAATATGACTGTACCAAACGAAATCGCTGACGGCAAGGCAATCTTAGAATACGTTCGCACCGATCCACATGTACGTAATATTTTCTTAGTTGGTCATTCCCAAGGCGGTGTAATTGCATCAATGCTCGCCGGTCTTTATCCTGATGTGATTAAAAAAGTTGTCCTTTTAGCACCAGCTGCTCAATTAAAAGACGATGCACTTAAAGGTAACACACAAGGCGCAGTCTATGATCCTAACCATATTCCTGATACTGTTCCACTAGTCGGCAATAAATTAGGAATGAAACTAGGCGGATTTTATCTCCGAACCGCTCAAGTTTTACCGATTTACGAGGTCTCTGCCCGCTTTAGTGGCCCAGTATCAGTCATTTATGGTACTAATGACCAAGTAGTTAACCCTAAATATGCTAAAAAATACCATGATATTTATGAAAATAGCGAACTTCATGCCATTACGGATGCAGATCACAGATTCACTGGTCAATACAAAAAGTCAGCATCAGATTTAACTGCTCAATTTTTAAAACCATTATTTTAGCGCCGAGTAAAGTCGAACTCAGTACGAAAGACGTAATGATCCTTAGTACTTACGTCAGGTTCAAATTGAAATTCAAAATCATTAAAGTCCTGCAAATCTGTGGGATTTTTTATTTGCTTCTCGGCAATGTAGCGCACCATTTCACCACGAGCCATCTTAGCGTGAACCCCAACGGTCTTCCACTTATCATTTTTTAGTTCCTGAAAGTCAACCGTAATTAATTGTCGTCCTTGACTCAAATAAGGTTTAACCAAACGTGTATATTGTTTGGAAGCCAAATCGATAACTATATTATCTTCTTGAAATAAATTTTCAGCGATATCACTGCCCCAGAAATGATACAAGCTATAATCACGAAAACCAACCATTTTAGTATTTAATTCTAGGCGATATGGGCAAACACCATCAAAAGGCCGGAGCATACCATAAAATCCTGATAGAATCCGCAAATTCTTTTGAATATAGTCAAGTGCAGGTTGTGTAAATAAATCCGGCGCCATATATTGGTATTGAATTCCTGAAAAAGCCAAAATTGCAGGAGTTAATCGTTCATCCAAATTCATATTTTCTAGTTGCAATATGCTTTGCTTAGTCACATTTTCACTAGCATGCCAAAGGTCTTTTAACTGCTCATTTGACCTTGACTTGAGAAATCTTTCTAGAATTCGTGTCTTATCCAAGAACTGCGGTTTTGACTGAATTGGAAATGAATCACGATCAATTTTCATAATTTTTGCAGGTGCAATAATAATTTTCATTTTTAGATTTTGTTCCTTTACGGTAAACTTAAATTGTGATTAATAAGGAGGAAAAATAATGAATCCTGATTTTGCAATTGTCTTAAATTATCAACTTAATGATAAGGCTGATGCCGACTTTTTAGTAAAAACAGCCCGTAATATCGGTGCTCGTGCAGTGATGACTGACAGGCAAACTGAAGATTTCAAAACAGCTTGCGCTAAGTATACTATTTTTTTAGCTAATCCAGAAAATAGTACTGACTTAACTAAGGATAACGTCATTGATACCATGGTCAATAACCGTAAAGCTGGTAAGACTACAATTATTAATGTGCCCGTTGAAGCAGGCAAGTTTTCTGCCGCAACTCAAGCAATGCTGGATACGATCAATGATTGGATGCACCAATTCGGTCACGCCTTCAACGAAGGAAAAACTAGTGCTTTAACCAGTAGCGATGGTTTTATTTTAGAAAATCGCCATGCAAATTACCAAAAATATGTCTTCTTACCTAGTCCTCTTCCTGACAAAATCGTGGTAGAAGGCCTAGTCGAAGAACCTAACCGGGTAGAATGGATTGAACATCGAACTGATCTTGATTTTAACTATAAGGATCAAAAATTAACTATTAACTTAGTCAAACCAGATGATGAGTTTGCTTGGCAAGTGTTGCGAATTCAAGCCCACCGACCTGAAGATGACATTTTAGAAACGAAATTTTAGTAAAAAGGCGTTCTTTGTAGCAGAACGCCTTTTTACAATCTTATGTAATTGCTATTTCTAGTTTCAAAAAAATTTATTCTTGCTTAAGCTTTAACTACTGAACCATTATCAAAAAATTCTCTAAAACGACGTGCTTCTTTATCCAGAGTAATTTCATCATTAACTTGCGATAACTTATAGCCAACAAAATAAGGTGGCGCTTCAAAACGTGTAATATATTTAGCACAAATACCGTCATCATTACGCGGATAAAAGAATAGATTATAAGAATCGCAGCGGCCATTATACATGATATTTAACAAATACTTGGCACCACTTTGAATCCAGTCAGCCCACAAGTCAATGCTATTTTTATCTAACAAGTTAATATTGAGCTCACTGTAGCCTTGAACGGGGTGTTCAGCAATGTTAACTTCTACCCCACTTTTTTCAAAAAGGGTCTCACCTTCAAAATTATTCGGGTGAATATATTTATAGCCATCTTCATGTTCAAAGCCAACTATCTGCATATGCGGGTGAATCAAGGAACCACCTGAATGTGGACCATAGTTCTTGTACCAAACAATTGACTCATATTGGTCACTAGCCTGCATTTTTTCAAAACAAGCTAGCGCAAAATGCATCAACTTGCGATTATGTTCCTGCGTATAAGTACTAATATCGCCGTTATGATCACTAGATTCAATTAGTACAGTCTGCCAGGTATCGCGCAAGGTCGGGAACTTATTCTTAAGCCAAATCATGTCATCTTCCTTGGCGTAAATATCAGTTAAATTTTCAACATCACAAAATGGGCAAACGTTTTTCTTCTTATCCTTACGATATGATTGCGGTTTGCCTTTAGCAATGCTCATTTGAAAAACAAGTGGATCATTAGTCATATTTATTCCTTTTTTTATTTAAAATAGTTTAAAGTCTAATGGGTAAAGTTTTACTATAATGTAAAATATTTTGTAGCTTTACTAGCATAAAAATACTTGTTATACTGTGTCAAAACAAACGTTTATTCGAAATTTACTAAGAGATGGGTTTTAATAATGCAATCTAGAACAGAAATGAGAAAACGAAATAATCGCAACAACCTCTATCTTATTATTATTGGCATAATTGTCGTAATTGCAATTATTTGTGGCTTTATCATTCATAATCAAAGAGTGGCTGCTGAACGTAGCCAGCGTGAATATGCTTCTACCCACTTCAACCCTAATGTAACAATTTATGGTGTGCAAGTAGGCAAGCTTACTGTTAACAAGGCGACTGCTAAGATCAATAAACAAGCTGATAATGTCGTCTTTTTAAGAAATAAAAAGATTATTGCTGAAAAAGACGACAAGGTTCAAACTATCAGCCAAGCTGAAGTTAAAAATATTTTCACTAAGCAGCATACTGATTTGCCAAGCAAACAAAAATACGTTTTCAAATCCGCCAAAATAGATGAAGCAAAAAAGAGTTTGCAAAAAATACAAAATGCTGTAGTCACCTATAAGATCAATGGCCAGGAATTCAAGCTAAAAGCTGATGACCTAATTCACGAAGTTACTTACAAAGGTGGTAAATATAAATTCACCGATGTAAAAAAACTGCATGCTAAAATGGAAGCGATCGATCAAGAAGTTAAAACTCTAAAGAAGAGTTATAAATTTACTGTTCCTACTGGTAACAAAGTCAATGGCAAAACGATTACGGTAAAAAACGAAAGCTATGGTTGGGGAATTTATGTCAAGAAGGCTGTGGCTGCAGTAGAAAATGCTTTTATTAATGGTCAAGATGTTGTTGATGGTAGTAAGTATATTTATGGCGAGGGTTATAGTACCTATGCTCATGGTTATGGCAAGAGCAATCATGGTATTGGTAAAAACTACGTCGTTGTCTCCATCAAAAATCAGGAACTATGGGTTGCCCGTAAAGGGAAAGTTGCCGTTCACTTAACTGACGTTGTCACAGGTACTGAAAATAAGAGTAACGCTACTCCTAAAGGTGTTTGGTACATCATGTACAAAGAATCACCTAGCGTATTGCGTGGTTATAACGACGATGGCTCTAAGTATGCCTCCAAAGTACAATATTGGATGCCATTTACTTTGAGCGGCTGTGGCTTACATGACGCTAGCTGGCGTAGCGATTGGAGTAAGTCAGCCTATCTTACTGGTGGCTCACATGGCTGTGTTAACATTCGTCCAGCTGAAATTAGAAGTGTTTGGAACAACGTTTTAACTAACGATGCTGTTATCGTATATTAAAAAATAAAGATTAATCGCCTACTTCAATTGAAGCGGGCGATTTTTTTGCGTAAAATTAACAGAAAAGATATAGATTTTTGAAAGGATCAAATATGTTAGTCATCGGTATTATTTGCTTGGTGGTTGCTGCCATTTCCTACTTTAAATACCTTAGTGAAAAGAACGGACAAGCTAACCAAAAACAAGCTGAAAACAAAAATGAGGCAAAATGGCAGCGCACTTTAGCCATCATTTTCCTCGTTTTCGGAATTTTATTAATTGGTTATTGGATTGCATTGCGCTAAAAAAGACGTGAATTTTCACGCCTTTTTTAAATATAATTGATTACCACATTACCCATATTAGCTCTTCCCTTTAAAACTAAGGTAGGACCGCCGCCATTGCTTTTTCCTTTAACTATTACATTACCAAGGCTAATGCTTAATTGATTATCAATCTGCCATGATAAGGGAACGTAGA
This is a stretch of genomic DNA from Lactobacillus crispatus. It encodes these proteins:
- a CDS encoding TetR/AcrR family transcriptional regulator, yielding MVKQTFKNLPSAKRRRIEAVLLEEFSTYPLADAKVSHIVENANIARGAFYKYFDDLIDAYVYMYHIAIKDIHAGMSPDEKFDPNHFYARVVKFIDKVQYSKYEPMMKLHMLQNEYLIPDNFKIYSRQLLNMGPQLWSAMVLSHEVINLCLSDPENQEKNLARYKKSLDILAKGM
- a CDS encoding histidine phosphatase family protein; translated protein: MEIVFIRHGQTDVNKDNRIQGAQVDADLNEFGREYAKKSAAKFDENKFDVVYSSPMKRAVETAKIFTKGKKKLNLDKRLLEFDFGDWDGKKMDDIAKEYPDVVDPWGKVTRDYVKYAKNGEGYEEFEARCANFLDEIYQKYPEGKVLVVAHGRLIRMMAAHYLSNGDMDKIDTPNNCALSKFSVRDGVARLYYYNRVLV
- a CDS encoding alpha/beta hydrolase, translated to MSRVTIERDGLTLVGDREEPFGEIYDMAILMHGFTANRNTELLRQIADDLRDENVASVRFDFNGHGESDGKFENMTVPNEIADGKAILEYVRTDPHVRNIFLVGHSQGGVIASMLAGLYPDVIKKVVLLAPAAQLKDDALKGNTQGAVYDPNHIPDTVPLVGNKLGMKLGGFYLRTAQVLPIYEVSARFSGPVSVIYGTNDQVVNPKYAKKYHDIYENSELHAITDADHRFTGQYKKSASDLTAQFLKPLF
- the yaaA gene encoding peroxide stress protein YaaA; protein product: MKIIIAPAKIMKIDRDSFPIQSKPQFLDKTRILERFLKSRSNEQLKDLWHASENVTKQSILQLENMNLDERLTPAILAFSGIQYQYMAPDLFTQPALDYIQKNLRILSGFYGMLRPFDGVCPYRLELNTKMVGFRDYSLYHFWGSDIAENLFQEDNIVIDLASKQYTRLVKPYLSQGRQLITVDFQELKNDKWKTVGVHAKMARGEMVRYIAEKQIKNPTDLQDFNDFEFQFEPDVSTKDHYVFRTEFDFTRR
- a CDS encoding DUF4931 domain-containing protein, which codes for MTNDPLVFQMSIAKGKPQSYRKDKKKNVCPFCDVENLTDIYAKEDDMIWLKNKFPTLRDTWQTVLIESSDHNGDISTYTQEHNRKLMHFALACFEKMQASDQYESIVWYKNYGPHSGGSLIHPHMQIVGFEHEDGYKYIHPNNFEGETLFEKSGVEVNIAEHPVQGYSELNINLLDKNSIDLWADWIQSGAKYLLNIMYNGRCDSYNLFFYPRNDDGICAKYITRFEAPPYFVGYKLSQVNDEITLDKEARRFREFFDNGSVVKA
- a CDS encoding L,D-transpeptidase family protein — its product is MQSRTEMRKRNNRNNLYLIIIGIIVVIAIICGFIIHNQRVAAERSQREYASTHFNPNVTIYGVQVGKLTVNKATAKINKQADNVVFLRNKKIIAEKDDKVQTISQAEVKNIFTKQHTDLPSKQKYVFKSAKIDEAKKSLQKIQNAVVTYKINGQEFKLKADDLIHEVTYKGGKYKFTDVKKLHAKMEAIDQEVKTLKKSYKFTVPTGNKVNGKTITVKNESYGWGIYVKKAVAAVENAFINGQDVVDGSKYIYGEGYSTYAHGYGKSNHGIGKNYVVVSIKNQELWVARKGKVAVHLTDVVTGTENKSNATPKGVWYIMYKESPSVLRGYNDDGSKYASKVQYWMPFTLSGCGLHDASWRSDWSKSAYLTGGSHGCVNIRPAEIRSVWNNVLTNDAVIVY